CGCTATATCGCTTTAACCTAAAGATCATGCGATCCTTAAGTGTCATAGGGTATTAATCCCAGTTTCCCGAGGCTATCCCCTTGTAGGAGGTAGGTTCCTCACGCGTTACTCACCCGTCCGCCGCTAGGTGATTTATGTCTTCATCCCGAAGGAATCCGTCATAAATCCCTCGCTCGACTTGCATGTGTTAGGCACGCCGCCAGCGTTCGTCCTGAGCCAGGATCAAACTCTCATTTGAAAAGTTTCCTTGACTCTCTTTTACTCAAAGTACTTCACACTGTTTAGTTGTCTAGGTTCATTGTCGGTTTTTGACACCGACTTTTATACTATAACAAATTTTTTATTTCTTGTCAATAAGTTTTTAAAAGTTTTTTAAACTTATTTTAGGAATTTAATTTTACAGCATTATTAGATCTATGTCAACATAATATTTGCTTTCACCCTAAAGTTTTTTTCATTTCCTTTCTAAACTTTTCTATAATCTTCTTTTCCACTCTGGATACAGTCATTTGAGAAATGTTTAACTCATTTGCAATGGACACCTGTGTTTTATTATTGAAATATCTTTCTATAAGTATTTTCTTCTCCATCTCATTAAGCTTTTCCATACTTCTTTTTAAGAAATCGTTATTCTCTATTCTATTAAAGTAAGTATCTTCTTCTCCAATGATATCAGCTAAATTAACATCTTTATCGTCTCCGTTTGAATCATAAGCAACATCTAAAGATTGAGGGGTATATACTTTACTTCCTTCCATAGCTTCTAGTATTTCTTCTTCTGTGGAATTCAAATATTCTGCTATATCCTCCACTGTTGGAGTCCTTTGTAATTCCTGACTCAAAACCATCTTAGCATTATTAATTTTCTTTGACAATTCCTGTATTCTTCTTGGTACTCTAATAGTCCAGCCCTTATCCCTAAAATATTTCTTAATCTCACCTATAATAGTAGGGGTTGCAAAGCTAGAAAATTCAAAACCCTTATCTACATCATATCTATCTATAGCATAAATAAGGCCAATGGATGCAACTTGGTATATGTCATCATAATCTATGCCTCTATTCGTATATTTTTTTGATAATATTTCTGCTATATAAAGATGTCTTTCTATAAGTTCTTCTCTTATCTTTGAATTTTTTGTTTCTTTAAATCTTTTAAATAGAGTCTTGGTATCCATTTTCTTTATTTCTTTTGGATTCCAACTTTCAATGTTTTTATCTATTATCATATACTACCATCCTCTATAAATTTTATCATTTCAACCCCTTTTTCAGAAAAATTAACTTCATCCATTAAAGATTTAATTATTAAAATTCCAAGTTCCATCTCCTTATTTATGTCCTCTTCTTGATAATCAGCAGATACATTTTCCACTCTCATTATGAATTTGTCATCTCTTATTTCAAATTCAATATTTATACATTCACTTCTACTTAAGGAGTTAATACACGCTTCTGCTATGGACACTTTTATATCTTCAATATCATCTATATTAAATCCAATTTTATTTGCAATTGCTGAAGAAGTTAATCTGGCAACAGATATATAATCTGGTTTACTTGGAATGGTAAGTTTAAAGATATCGTTTTTCATAGTATCACTCCTCAAACTCAAATATCTTATCCAATTCCGTTATGTCGAATAGTTTTCTAATATTAGGCTTTATATTTTTCAAATATACTTTATTATCGCTTTCCTTTGCTTTTTTCAATATACTTATCAATGTACCTAAGCCAGTACTGTCTAGATAATCTAATTTTTTACCATCTATCAATATATCCGATTTCCTATCATCTAAAGCCTCCATTAATTTGCTTTTAAACTTTGGAGATGTATATATATCAATTTCCCCTTCCGGCAAAACCACCCATATATCTCTTTCTTCATTAAAACCAATGTTTACATCTAAAGACATACTCAACCCCCCTATATCTACCTTGTATTTATTTCATTTTATAATAAAAAGAGTTTAATGTAAAGTAAATTACTAGGATTTAAACTTTTCAAAAAATCAATAGAAGATTAAAAAAGTACCCTATTATAGGGTGCTTTTTTAATCTTCTTCAACATATTTGGCTACTGCCACAATTCTATCCTTTTGGCTATCTATTTTCATCAAAGTAACACCTTGGGTATTTCTGCCCATTTTTGAAATATCTTCAGAAATCAACCTAATTATTATTCCAGACATGGAAATCATAATTATTTCATCTTTTGAATCTATTACCTTAGCAGATACTAACTTTCCAGTTTTTTCTTTAACATTATAAGTTTTTATACCAGTTCCGCCTCTATTTTGCAATCTATATTCTTCTAGGGAAGTTCTCTTTCCGAATCCAAACTCACTAACTACTAATAGATCTTTTCCTTCTTCTACTATATCCATTGCTACCACTTTATCATCTTCCTTTAATTTAACAGCAATTACTCCAGTAGCATTTCTTCCCATCTCTCTTACATCACTTTCATTAAATCTAATAGCCATTCCCAAAGAAGTTACTACTATAAGCTCGTCATTTCCGCCTGTTGCCCTAACTGCAATAAGTTCATCGTCTTCCCTTAGGTTTATTGCAATAATTCCATTTCTTCTTATATTTTTATAATTGGACAGCTTAGTTTTCTTAATGTATCCGTTCTTAGTTACAAAGACTAGATTTATATTTGGATTATATTTTTCTATGGGTATAACAGCTGAAATTGTTTCACTTTTAGCCATATTAAGTAAGTTTACTATGGCTGTACCCCTAGCCTGTCGTTTACCCTCAGGAATTTCATAGGCCTTCAATAAGTAGACCTTACCCTTGTTCGTAAAGAATAAAATGGAATCATGGGTTGAAGTAATGAATAGATTTTCAACAAAATCCTCATTTTTAGTAGTTATACCAGTTATACCCTTTCCGCCTCGTCTTTGTATTTTATAAGTAGCTTCTGGCATCCTTTTTATATAGCCTTGGTGTGTTAATGTAATTATTACATCTTCCTCCTCAATCATATCCTCTATATCTATTTCATCTACTTTAGGTACAATCCTAGTCCTTCTTTCATCACCATAATTATCCTTTATATTTAATAGTTCTTCCTTTATAATCTCGTAAATTAACCTTTCATTTGCTAGTATTTCTTTAAGCCTATTAATTTCCTTGATTAAAGATTCATATTCTTCCTCTAGTTTTTCACGTTCTAATCCAGTTAATCTTCTAAGCCTCATATCCAATATAGCCTGAGCTTGTTTTTCAGATAAGCTAAAGGCCTGCATAAGTCTTTCCTTAGCAGTGGAATCTTCTTTTGAACTTCTAATGATGTCTATAATTTCATCTATATTGTCTAATGCTATTTTCAAGCCTTCTAATATATGAGCCCTTTCCTCAGCCTTATTTAAATCAAATTTGGTCCTTCTGATTATAATTTCTTTTTGGTAGTCTAAATAATAGTTTAAGGCTTGTTTTAAATTTAATATTTTAGGCTCATTATCCACTAGGGCCAGCATAATTATACCAAATGTAGTCTGTAGCTGGGTTTGCTTGTATAGGTTGTTCAAGACTACATTGGGATTTGCATCCCTTTTTAATTCTATTACTATTCGCATTCCTTCCCTATCCGATTCATCTCTTAAATCTGAAATTCCTTCAATTTTTTTATCCCTTACCAGTTCTGCTATCTTCTCTATTAGTTTAGCTTTATTTACCTGATATGGAATTTCAGTTACCACTATCCTATCTCTTCCTCTATTGCCTTCCTCTATTTCTGCAACAGCCCTTATGGTAATCTTACCTCTTCCCATCTTATAAGCATTTTTTATGCCATCTTTTCCCATTATTACAGCTCCAGTAGGGAAATCTGGCCCTTTAATTACTTTCATTAAATCTTCAACATCAGCTTCTGGGTTATCTATTAGCATAACAATTCCATCTATAATTTCGCTTAAATTGTGAGGAGGAATATTAGTTGCCATCCCTACCGCTATTCCAGACGAACCATTTACTAACAGGTTAGGAAATCTACTAGGTAGTACAGTAGGTTCCTTTAAAGTTTCATCAAAATTTGGTCTATAATCGATGGTATCTTTATTAATATCCCTCAGCATCTCTAGGGCCAGCTTAGTCATTCTAGCCTCTGTATAACGCATAGCTGCGGGACTATCTCCATCTATAGATCCAAAGTTTCCATGCCCATCTACCAATGGATATCTAGTATTAAAATCCTGTGCAAGCCTTACCATTGCAAAATATACCGATGAATCTCCATGAGGATGGTATTTACCTAGTACATCCCCTACTATTCTTGCTGACTTTCTATAGGGTTTATCTGGAGTCATGCCCAGTTCATTCATTGCATAGAGTATCCTTCTATGGACTGGCTTTAAACCATCTCTAACATCTGGAAGAGCTCTACTGACTATTACGGACATAGCATAATCTAGGTAGGAGCTTCTCATTTCATCTTCTATATTTATTTCTATAATATTTTCCTTATCTCTGTCCATCATATACCTCCTCTATATATCCAAATTCTTAACCATTTTTGCATTCTTTCTTATAAATTCCCTTCTGGGCCTTACCCTATCTCCCATTAAAGTTGTAAATATTTCATCTGCAGCCATAGCATCCTCAATGGAAACTTTTAATAATATCCTTTTTTCTGGGTCCATTGTAGTTTCCCATAGTTGTTCTGGGTTCATTTCTCCAAGACCTTTATACCTCTGTATTGTATAATTGCTTCTTCCTATTTTTTCAAGCAATTCATCTAACTCTTTATCACTATAAACATAATGTTCTGTTTTTCCCTTTGTAACCTTATACAAAGGCGGTTGAGCAATATAGATGTTGCCATTTTCTAAAAGCTTTCTCATATACCTGTAGAAGAATGTCAGCAACAAAGTCCTAATATGAGAACCATCCACATCTGCGTCCGTCATGATTATGATCTTTCCATATCTCAACTTTTCAACATCAAACTCATTACCAATGCCAGTTCCAAAAGCTGCAATCATTGCCTTGATTTCTTCTGATTCCAACATTTTATCTATCCTTGCTTTTTCCACATTCATAATCTTTCCTCTTAATGGAAGAACTGCTTGATATTTTCTATCCCTTCCTTGTTTAGCACTTCCTCCAGCTGAATCCCCTTCCACTATGAAAACCTCTGTTAATTCTACATTATCTTCTTGGCAATCGGCTAATTTCCCTGGCAAAGTAATGCTATCCAATATACTCCTTTTCCTTGAAATTTCCCTAGCTTTCCTAGCAGCTTCCCTTGCTCTAGCAGCATTTATGGCCTTTTCTAATATGACTTTACCAGATTTAGGATTTTCTTCAAGATACGTTGTAAGGTAATCGTAGACTAATGATTCAACAATTCCCCTAACTTCATTATTTCCTAACTTTGTTTTAGTTTGTCCTTCAAATTGAGGTTCAAACAATTTAACAGACAGTATTGCCGTTAATCCTTCCCTTACATCTTCACCTTGCAGGTTTTCATCCTTTTCTTTCAAATAATTATACTTTCTACCATAATCATTTATAGCCCTTGTTAAAGCAGTTCTAAAACCGCTTAAATGAGTTCCACCTTCTTGGGTATTTATATTATTAGCAAATGTATATATATTTTCTGAATAAGAATCAGTGTACTGCATGGATAATTCTACCACCGTATTATCCTTCTCACCCTCAAAATAGATTATATCTTTATGAATTGGATTTTTGTTTTTATTCATGTATTCAACAAAGGATTTAATACCACCCTCATAGTGGAATTTATTCTTGGTGTTAGTTCTTCTATCTTCTAATATGATTAATATGCCTTTATTCAAAAAGGCCATTTCTCTGAACCTAAATTCTAAAGTTTTATAATCAAATTCTACAACATCAAATATTTCCTTATCGGGTTTAAAGCTAATGGTGGTTCCTGTACTATCAGCTTCTCCTATTATTTCTAATTCAGTTACAGGTACACCCCTTTTAAATTTCTGCATATATTCTTTTCCATTTCTTTTTACCTTTACTATTAACCACTCAGATAAGGCATTTACTACCGAAACTCCTACCCCATGCAAGCCTCCAGATACTTTATATGCAGAGTTATTGAACTTACCACCAGCATGAAGTATGGTAAGAACCGTTTCAACTGTTGACTTCCCAGTTTGAGGATGAATTTCTACAGGAATCCCTGAACCATTATCCTCAACTGTTATGGAATTATCCTTATCTATCCATACCTTGATGGTATCACAAACTCCAGCTAATGCTTCATCAACACTGTTGTCTACAACCTCATATACTAACTGGTGTAATCCTCTCTCCCCCGTACTTCCTATATACATTCCAGGCCTTTTTCTCACTGGCTCTAATCCCGTTAACACTTGAATTTCCTCAGCCGTATATATTCTTCCATTATTTTCGTTGACCATTAGTTTTACCTCCAATCCGTTTTTTCTTCACATCTTTTCAATAGAGTAGTAGACGATATATTAGATAGATAGATAATACATTCTTTATCATCTTTTTTACCCCTATTGTAATCATTAGGGCATACGATAATATAAGACCTTTTATTCTTTACATTATCGTTTTTTACAGAACCTTCATTCTTCACATTCTCCATATATATCCTTTTACTATTTACTTTCAATATATCCAGTGCATCCTCGTTTAATATTGCAACTATATTTTTAATGGGTACATTTATATTATTGCCAATGTGTAAAAACATGAAATCTACTCCTTTACCTTTGTTATATTCCCCTTCTCTATATAGAACAGGGATTTTTCGGTTTCTCCAATCTTATCCATATCCGATATATGAGTAGTAGTTATTATAGTTTGCATTTCCTTAAAAGAATGGGTTAAATACTTTCTTCTATCCTCATCTAATTCTGAAAATACATCATCTAGCAATAAAATAGGGTAAAGACCTTTCTCCCTTTTTATCATTTCCACTTCCGATAGTTTTATTGACAAAACAATAGTCCTTTGTTGACCTTGCGAAGCAAAAGTTCTAGCATTTAAACCGTCTATTTGAAGCTGAATATCATCTCTATGAGGGCCTACTGAAGTATTTCCAGTAATAAAATCCCTTTCTAAATTTTCATTTAACTGTTCTAAAAAGTATTTTTCAATTGTATCTTTATCAGGAAAATTAACATTGGAAACATATTGTAATCTAAGTTCTTCTTTCCCAGTAGTCAATTTCCTATGATAATTCTCTACAATTGGTGTAAATTTTTCAATAAATTCAGCTCTAGAAAGGATTATTTCTTTACCAATTTTAATTAATTGGACATCAAAAATCTCTAGTAAATTTTTATAATTAGGTTTATATTTATTGGTCTTAAGCAAATTATTCCTTTGAAACAATATCTTATAATACTTGCTTATATTATACTTATAAACGGGTTTTATTTGGGAAAGGATGTTGTCCAAAAAATTTCTCCGCTCTGCTGGACCTTCCTTAACTAGCTTTAAATCATCTGGAGAAAAAACCACCACATTCAAACCACTATGCAATTCCTTAATATTTTTTAGTTCAATCTTATTTATCTTAATCCTTTTAGGCCTGTCTTTTTCTAGCTTAATCTCTACTAATCTCTCTATACCATCTAGTTTTATTTTAGCACCTATATAGGCTTCATTTTTATTGATGTTAATCAAATCCCTATCCCTATTGGTTCTAAAAGATTTACCTTGGCCACATAAATAGATGGCTTCTAGCAAATTCGTTTTTCCCTGGGCATTTTTACCTACAAATATATTTATGTTTTTATTTAATTCCAAATTTATATCGTAATAATTCCTAAAATTTATTAGACGAATGCTGTCTATATTCAAAAATAGCACCCCTTAAAATACTTTTATAAGTGATAAATCCTCAACCATACAGGTTGAGGCTTTATCTAATACCAAATATAATTATACCACAATTAACTTTTCTATGCCGTCTATTTCTACAATATCCCCTTTCTTAATTTTTTTCCCTCTTTCCTTCACAATTTCACCGTTAACAAATACCCTTCCATCTTTTATTATGTTTTTACTTTCTCCACCTGTTTGAGTAATACCAGCAAATTTAATCAATTGATCTAATTTTATGAATTCCGTATTAATCTCAATTTTTCTCATATTTACCACCTTTTATGGATTTAAACAGTTGAATTAATAATCATCTTGTGCCAATCTTACAGGCAATACTAAATAGATATAGTTTTCATCTCCAACAGGATTCATTATACATGGATTTAATCTATCCACAAAATGAAGCTCTATTTCTTCAGAATCTATTGCCTTTATACCATCGATTATGTATTTAGAGTTAAAAGCAATATTGATATTATCTCCATTTTGTACAGAATTTATTTCTTCATGAACATTTCCTATCTCTGAGTTAGATTTTATTATAACTTTATTATCTACTATATTTAATTTAACTAAATTGGCTTTCTCTTCTTTGGCCAATAATGAGGCTCTTTCAAGGCTATCTTGAAGCTCCTTCCTATTTACTACTATACTTGTTTTATGATCCTTTCTGATAATATCCCTATAATTTAAGAACTGGCCTTCTAATAACCTGGATGAAACTATTGTATCTCCCATATTGAATATTATATGACCTGGCGCAGTAGTTATGGTTAATTCATCTTCATCATCAAGTATTTTGTTTAATTCATTTAAAACTCTTCCAGGTATTACAATCTTAGTATTAATATTATCATTTATAGGTATGCTCCTTAAAGCTAATCTATAGCCATCCAATGCCACAAATGAAGCTATACCTTCAGAAATTTCTAATAACACTCCAGTCAGAATCGGTCTAGTTTCATCTTGAGTTGTTGCAAAGACTGTTTGCTTTATTGCAGATTTTAATAAGTCTTTGGGTATATTAAATGAACTTTGATTGATTATAGCAGGTAGTTCTGGATATTCATAAGCCGGACTGCCTAGAATATTGAATTCTGAGTTTTCGCAAACTATGTTAATGTTGTTATCTTTTACTGTAATGTTGATAGTTGAATTAGGCAGCTTTTTAATTATATCACCAAAAATCCTTGAATTAACAACAATCGCTCCTTCTTCCATTATATTACATTCAATATTGCTCTCTATTCTTATTTCTAAGTCAGTAGCAGTTAATTTCAATTTTCCATTGATGGTATTTAATAAAATTCCATCTAATATTTGCATGGTAGTCCTGCTCGAAATTCCTTTTTGAACTATGTTAATATGATTTGCTAATGTATTTTGATTAACTTGTATTCTCAATTGATAATCCTCCTTTAGCTATAGAAATAGATGGATATATAATATTAGTAATAGTAGTAGGGCCTGTTAATTTGTGTATAACTCCATCTAGAATATCATATTAAAAGGTTTAAGCATTTAATAACATGTTGATAAATTTACTATAAGTTTAAGATTTATCCACATCTGAATAGATTTATAAAAAATTATATATTATCAACAATTGTTCAACAAGTTTATTTATAATTCTGTTGATTATTCTCCTTTAATATTTTGAATTAACCTATCTATTCTATTCTTAAGCTCATCATTATTTTCCAGGTCTGATGAAATTTTGTCGTAAGCATGTATGACGGTAGTATGATCCCTACCTCCAAACTCATCTCCTATTTTAGGTAGTGATAGGTCTGTTAATTCTCTCGTTAAATACATGGCTATTTGCCGTGGATAAGCTATAGCTTTTGTCCTCTTTTTTGAATCAAAATCTTCTACCTTTATATCAAATTCCTTTGCTACTATGTTTTTGATCAATTCCACTGTAATTTTTCTTGGTTTATTATTAGATATAATATCTTTTAGTGCTTCTTCAGCCAATTCTACTGTAATCTCCTTATTAGTTAAGGAAGAGTAAGCTACTAT
This genomic window from Tepidimicrobium xylanilyticum contains:
- a CDS encoding SigB/SigF/SigG family RNA polymerase sigma factor gives rise to the protein MIIDKNIESWNPKEIKKMDTKTLFKRFKETKNSKIREELIERHLYIAEILSKKYTNRGIDYDDIYQVASIGLIYAIDRYDVDKGFEFSSFATPTIIGEIKKYFRDKGWTIRVPRRIQELSKKINNAKMVLSQELQRTPTVEDIAEYLNSTEEEILEAMEGSKVYTPQSLDVAYDSNGDDKDVNLADIIGEEDTYFNRIENNDFLKRSMEKLNEMEKKILIERYFNNKTQVSIANELNISQMTVSRVEKKIIEKFRKEMKKTLG
- a CDS encoding ATP-binding protein, whose amino-acid sequence is MKNDIFKLTIPSKPDYISVARLTSSAIANKIGFNIDDIEDIKVSIAEACINSLSRSECINIEFEIRDDKFIMRVENVSADYQEEDINKEMELGILIIKSLMDEVNFSEKGVEMIKFIEDGSI
- a CDS encoding STAS domain-containing protein, with translation MSLDVNIGFNEERDIWVVLPEGEIDIYTSPKFKSKLMEALDDRKSDILIDGKKLDYLDSTGLGTLISILKKAKESDNKVYLKNIKPNIRKLFDITELDKIFEFEE
- the gyrA gene encoding DNA gyrase subunit A — encoded protein: MDRDKENIIEINIEDEMRSSYLDYAMSVIVSRALPDVRDGLKPVHRRILYAMNELGMTPDKPYRKSARIVGDVLGKYHPHGDSSVYFAMVRLAQDFNTRYPLVDGHGNFGSIDGDSPAAMRYTEARMTKLALEMLRDINKDTIDYRPNFDETLKEPTVLPSRFPNLLVNGSSGIAVGMATNIPPHNLSEIIDGIVMLIDNPEADVEDLMKVIKGPDFPTGAVIMGKDGIKNAYKMGRGKITIRAVAEIEEGNRGRDRIVVTEIPYQVNKAKLIEKIAELVRDKKIEGISDLRDESDREGMRIVIELKRDANPNVVLNNLYKQTQLQTTFGIIMLALVDNEPKILNLKQALNYYLDYQKEIIIRRTKFDLNKAEERAHILEGLKIALDNIDEIIDIIRSSKEDSTAKERLMQAFSLSEKQAQAILDMRLRRLTGLEREKLEEEYESLIKEINRLKEILANERLIYEIIKEELLNIKDNYGDERRTRIVPKVDEIDIEDMIEEEDVIITLTHQGYIKRMPEATYKIQRRGGKGITGITTKNEDFVENLFITSTHDSILFFTNKGKVYLLKAYEIPEGKRQARGTAIVNLLNMAKSETISAVIPIEKYNPNINLVFVTKNGYIKKTKLSNYKNIRRNGIIAINLREDDELIAVRATGGNDELIVVTSLGMAIRFNESDVREMGRNATGVIAVKLKEDDKVVAMDIVEEGKDLLVVSEFGFGKRTSLEEYRLQNRGGTGIKTYNVKEKTGKLVSAKVIDSKDEIIMISMSGIIIRLISEDISKMGRNTQGVTLMKIDSQKDRIVAVAKYVEED
- the gyrB gene encoding DNA topoisomerase (ATP-hydrolyzing) subunit B, with protein sequence MVNENNGRIYTAEEIQVLTGLEPVRKRPGMYIGSTGERGLHQLVYEVVDNSVDEALAGVCDTIKVWIDKDNSITVEDNGSGIPVEIHPQTGKSTVETVLTILHAGGKFNNSAYKVSGGLHGVGVSVVNALSEWLIVKVKRNGKEYMQKFKRGVPVTELEIIGEADSTGTTISFKPDKEIFDVVEFDYKTLEFRFREMAFLNKGILIILEDRRTNTKNKFHYEGGIKSFVEYMNKNKNPIHKDIIYFEGEKDNTVVELSMQYTDSYSENIYTFANNINTQEGGTHLSGFRTALTRAINDYGRKYNYLKEKDENLQGEDVREGLTAILSVKLFEPQFEGQTKTKLGNNEVRGIVESLVYDYLTTYLEENPKSGKVILEKAINAARAREAARKAREISRKRSILDSITLPGKLADCQEDNVELTEVFIVEGDSAGGSAKQGRDRKYQAVLPLRGKIMNVEKARIDKMLESEEIKAMIAAFGTGIGNEFDVEKLRYGKIIIMTDADVDGSHIRTLLLTFFYRYMRKLLENGNIYIAQPPLYKVTKGKTEHYVYSDKELDELLEKIGRSNYTIQRYKGLGEMNPEQLWETTMDPEKRILLKVSIEDAMAADEIFTTLMGDRVRPRREFIRKNAKMVKNLDI
- the recF gene encoding DNA replication/repair protein RecF (All proteins in this family for which functions are known are DNA-binding proteins that assist the filamentation of RecA onto DNA for the initiation of recombination or recombinational repair.), encoding MNIDSIRLINFRNYYDINLELNKNINIFVGKNAQGKTNLLEAIYLCGQGKSFRTNRDRDLININKNEAYIGAKIKLDGIERLVEIKLEKDRPKRIKINKIELKNIKELHSGLNVVVFSPDDLKLVKEGPAERRNFLDNILSQIKPVYKYNISKYYKILFQRNNLLKTNKYKPNYKNLLEIFDVQLIKIGKEIILSRAEFIEKFTPIVENYHRKLTTGKEELRLQYVSNVNFPDKDTIEKYFLEQLNENLERDFITGNTSVGPHRDDIQLQIDGLNARTFASQGQQRTIVLSIKLSEVEMIKREKGLYPILLLDDVFSELDEDRRKYLTHSFKEMQTIITTTHISDMDKIGETEKSLFYIEKGNITKVKE
- a CDS encoding RNA-binding S4 domain-containing protein, which produces MRKIEINTEFIKLDQLIKFAGITQTGGESKNIIKDGRVFVNGEIVKERGKKIKKGDIVEIDGIEKLIVV
- the dnaN gene encoding DNA polymerase III subunit beta, whose product is MRIQVNQNTLANHINIVQKGISSRTTMQILDGILLNTINGKLKLTATDLEIRIESNIECNIMEEGAIVVNSRIFGDIIKKLPNSTINITVKDNNINIVCENSEFNILGSPAYEYPELPAIINQSSFNIPKDLLKSAIKQTVFATTQDETRPILTGVLLEISEGIASFVALDGYRLALRSIPINDNINTKIVIPGRVLNELNKILDDEDELTITTAPGHIIFNMGDTIVSSRLLEGQFLNYRDIIRKDHKTSIVVNRKELQDSLERASLLAKEEKANLVKLNIVDNKVIIKSNSEIGNVHEEINSVQNGDNINIAFNSKYIIDGIKAIDSEEIELHFVDRLNPCIMNPVGDENYIYLVLPVRLAQDDY